The genomic segment GGTGTACAGCCGCTCCAGGGATGCCTTGCATGCGTCCAGCAGCTCCACGCAGTAGTTGATGGGGCTGCGGTAGTGGGCCTGCACCATCATGTAGCGAACCACTTCATAGCCGTACTTCTCTGCGACCTCCCGGGCGGTGAAGAAATTTCCCAGGGACTTGGACATTTTCTTGTTGTCCACGTTGATATAGCCGTTGTGCATCCACAGGTTGGCAAGGGGCTTGCCGGTGACGGATTCGCTCTGTGCGATCTCGTTTTCGTGGTGGGGGAAGATCAGATCCTGTCCGCCGCAGTGGATATCCAGGGTATCCCCCAGATACTTCCGGCTCATGGCGGAGCACTCAATGTGCCAGCCGGGGCGACCCTTGCCCCAGGGGGAGTCCCAGTAGGGCTCCCCGGGCTTTGCCGCCTTCCATACGGCGAAATCCAGAGCGCTTTCCTTCCGTTCATCCACCCCGATCCGGGCGCCTGCCTGTAAATCCTCCATGGAATTCTTGGACAGCTTGCCGTATTCCGGGAAGCTGGCAGTGCGGAAGTATACATCTCCGTCCGCCTCATAGGCATGACCGGAGTCCACCAGTGCCTTTACAAAGTCAATGATGTCCTGCATGCAGGTGGTGACCTGGGGGTGTACGTCTGCGTCCATCACGTTCAGCCCGTGGGCATCGGTCTTGTACTCGGCGATATACTTCTCCGCCACCTGTGCGGCGGAACTGCCCTCCTCGTTGGCACGCTTGATGATCTTGTCGTCCACGTCGGTGAAATTCTGCACATACTTGACCGTATAGCCCCGCCAGGTCAGATACCGGCGCAGCACGTCAAAGGCACAGATGGGTCTGGCGTTGCCGATGTGGATAAAGTTGTATACGGTGGGGCCGCAGGCGTAGATGTTCACCTGCTTGCCCTGTTGGGGGAGAAGCTCCTCCTTTTTACGACTCATGGTGTTGTACAGGTACATATTCCTCATTCTCCTTTTCCTGGCTGTCCGGCTGTACCGACAGCATTTCTTCCAGCTTTTCGATCCGCACGGTGAGCCGGCAAAGCTCCTGTGCCACCGGATCCGGGATGTGGATCTGGTCAAGATCCGGACACACACGCTGCCCGTTCCGGCGCACCACCCGTGCAGGCACGCCCACGGCGGTACAGTCCGGCGGGACTTCCTCCAGCACCACCGCCCCGGCAGCGATCTTGGCGTTGTCCCCCACATAAAAGGAGCCCAGCACCTTTGCCCCGGAGCCAACGATCACGTTGTTGCCCAGGGTAGGGTGCCGCTTGCCCTTGTCCTTGCCGGTGCCTCCCAGGGTGACCCCCTGGTAGATCAGGCAGTTGTCCCCGATTTCCGTGGTCTCCCCGATCACCACCCCCATGCCGTGGTCGATGAACAGCCCCTTGCCGATCTTCGCCCCCGGATGGATCTCAATGCCGGTAAAGAAGCGGCTCATCTGGGAAATGATCCGGGCGATGGTAAAGCACTTGTGCTGGTAGAACCAGTGGGCACGGCGGTAGCTGTGTACCGCATGGAGCCCGGAATAGGTCAGGATGATCTCAAAGGCACTCCGTGCCGCCGGATCCCGTTCCTTGATCAGCGCAATATCCTCCCGCAGTCGTTTGAACAATTGGCAGCCTCCTATCATCAAAAACGCCCCCGGATGCCGAAGCATCCAGAGGCGAAAAGTCGCGGTTCCACTCTGATTTCTGACTCAAGCCCTTTAACGCAGGAATACGGGAGGCGATACTGGGCGCAAGCTGTTCCCACCTCCGGCTGGCAGCCGCACTTCACCAATGGCTGTTGCATGCCCTTTTCAGCATCCGGGCACTCTCTGCTGCAACCCACCGCAGGCTACTCTTGCTGTTACGCCTTTCTATTTTATTATACGCAAATCCGGGGATTTTGTCAACCCCCGTGCAGCCGTTCCCTTACGCCTCCGGGTCGATGAACTTCCAGTAGCCCCGCAGGTAGATCCATCCGGAGATCACCGTCAGACCGGCGCTGATCCATACCAGACCGGTGAGGATCCAGCCGCACACCCGGTCAATGGTGTCCGCACAGGCAAGGGAGAAGCTGTTGAAGTCTCCGGAAAAGCTCAGATACACCAGAATGGCGATGATGGTCACCATGGTGAAGGCGGTTTTCAGCTTGCCCCAGAAGCCGGCGGCGATCACCGTGCCGCTGTTGGCGGCAACCAGCCGCAGCCCGGATACCATAAACTCCCGCATCATGATAATGAGAAAGGGGATCACCCCGATCATCTGATTGTCCACGAAGCATGCCAGGGCGGTCATCACCAGCACCTTGTCCGCCAGGGGATCCAGGAATTTGCCGAAATTGGTGACCAGATTGTGCTTCCGGGCAAGATGCCCGTCCAGAGCGTCCGTGATGGAGGCGGCAATGAACACGATCATTGCCAGCAGGTAGTGACAGGGGATGCCGGGGATCAGGAAAAACACCAGGAATACCGGAATCAGCAGTACCCGCATCAGGGTCAGCTTATTGGGCAGATTCATCCGTGACCACCTCTCCCACAAAATCGTAATCCAGCACCTCGTCCAGCCGGACGGTAACGTAGTCCCCGATATGCAGCGGGGTCTCGCTGCGGATAAAGACCTTGCCGTCAATGTCCGGCGCATCCGCCGCCGTGCGTCCGAACCAGCATTCCGCCCACCGGTCGTAGCCCTCGATGACGGCGGTGCATACCTGCCCCAGTCTGGCGTTGTTCTTTTCCTCCACGATCAGCTGCTGCTGCTCCATGAGAATGTCCGCCCGGTGCTGCCGCACATCCTCCGGCACCTGATCCGGAAATTCCGCCGCCCTGGTGCCCTCCTCCTGGGAGTAGGCAAAGCAGCCCAGCCGATCGAACCGCTGCGCCTGGATAAATTCTGCAAGCTCCGTGAACTGGGCTTCCGTTTCTCCGGGGAAGCCGGTAATCAGCGTGGTTCGCAGGGTGATATCCGGGATCATCTGCCGGATCTTGTTCAGCAGGGCTGCCAGGGTGCCTGCATCCCCCTGCCGGTTCATGCGCCGGAGAATGTCCCCGTTGCAGTGCTGGATGGGGATATCCAGATACTTGACCAGCTTTTCCTCCCGTGCCATGACCTCCAGCAGCTTATCAGTGATCCGCTCCGGATAGCAGTACAGCACCCGGATCCAGCGGATGCCCTGGATCCGGCATAGCTGCTCCAGCAGCTCCGGCAGGCGGCTTTCCCCGTACAGATCCTCCCCGTACCGGGTGGTATCCTGGGCAATGACGGTCAGCTCCGTGACCCCATGCTCCGTCAGCCACCTGGCCTCCTCCAGCACATCCTCCATGGGCACGGAGCGGAAGCCGCCCCGGATCATGGGGATGGCGCAGTAGGTACAGCAGTTGTTGCAGCCCTCTGCGATTTTCAGATACGCAAAGAAGGGCAGGGTGGACAGCACCCGTCTGCCGGACATGGGCACATCCAGCTTGGAGCAGAAATGCACCATCCGCTCGTTGGCAAGCACATGGTCGATCACGTCAATGATCTGCCCCTGATCCCCGATGCCTATTACAGCGTCCACCTCCGGGAATTCGTCCGCTGCCTCCTGCCGGTAGCGCTCTGCCAGACATCCGGTCATAATGATCTTCCGGATGGAGCCCTCCGCCTTTAGCTGGCACAGCTCCAGGATCGTGTCGATTGCTTCCTCCTTGGCGGACTGGATAAAGCCGCAGGTGTTTACCACCACCACGTCCGCATCCCCCGGCTCGGTGACCAGTTCATAGCCCCGCTGCCGGATCAGATGGAGCATACGCTCCGAATCCACCAGATTCTTGGCACAGCCAAGGGATACCATTCCCACTTTAATGGACATGCTTGTTGTCTCCTTTGCTCGGGCAATCCACACCCTGGGGATTGCCGTGATTATTCCGAAAAATAGTCTTCCAAAGCGCAGCGGATGGCGTCATAGCCATACCCCCGCCGCACCAGTGCCGCCTTCACCCGGTTGATCCGCTTCTGATCCGTGGGATCCTGAAGGTCTGCGGCATATTTTCGCTCCAGCAGGGCTGCCAGTTGGGCATCGGTTTCCTCCTCGTAATCCGCCAGGGCTTCGTCGATCAGTTCATCGTCCAGCCCCTTCCGGCGCATTTCCTGCTTCGCCCGGTACAGCCCGTAGTGCTTTATCGTTACATACTTTTCCGCCAGGGAGGCGGCATACCGCCGGTCGTTGATCATCCCCAGCCTGACCAGCCGCCGGAGGACATGGTAGCAAACGTCCTCCTCATAGTTCTGCTCCAGCTTTTCAAACAGCTCCGCAAAGCCGTATGCCCGCACATCCAGCAGATACAGGGCACGTTCATAGGCACGCCGCCGCTGGGAGGCGATATGGATCTGTTCCACCGCCCCCTCCGGCAGCTCCAGCCCCGGCGCCAGGTGAAAATCCGCCGCAATGTCCCGGTGGATGAACAGGGGGTCTGCACCCTCCAGATCGATTTGCAGCACGCTGCCCTTATAAGGCGTAATATCGGTAATTTTCATATTGCTTATTCAGCCGGCGTGAATTCTTCAAAGTCATCCTCTGCGTTCACCAGGGGACTGATGTCCGCCCCGTAGGATTCTGCCGCATCTGCCGGCGCTTCCTCCGGTGCATCCTCCACAATATCCTCCGTATCCGCCAGCGCCTCATCCGCCGCCTTTTTCAGGTCAGCAGACTTCTTGGACTTTTTGGATACCAGCAGCAGCTTATCCTTCTGTTCCAGGATCTGTGCCTCGATCTCCTTCATCAGCTCCGGATCATTGGCGAGGATCTCCTTCACTTTGTCACGGCCCTGTCCCAGCTTCTGATCCTTATAAGAGAACCAGGAACCGCCCTTCTTCACGATATCCAGATCCACCGCCAGATCCAGCACCTCTCCCACCCGGGAGATGCCCTGTCCGAACATAATGTCGAACTCGCATTCCTTGAAGGGGGGCGCCACCTTGTTCTTGACGATCTTCACCCGGGTTCGGTTGCCGATGATCTGGGAGCCGTTCTTGATAGCTTCCGCCTTGCGCACCTCCATCCGCACGGAGGCGTAGAACTTCAGTGCCCGTCCGCCGGGGGTGGTTTCCGGATTGCCGTACATAACGCCGATCTTCTCCCGGATCTGGTTGATGAAAATGGCGACGCAGTTGGATTTTGCAATGACGGAGGTGAGCTTCCGCATGGCCTGGGACATGAGCCGGGCAAGCTGTCCCACATGGTTGTCTCCCATATCCCCGTCGATCTCCGCCTTGGTGGTCATGGCAGCCACCGAGTCCAGTACGATCACGTCAATGGCACCGGAGCGTACCAGTGCCTCTGCGATCTCCAGTGCCTGCTCGCCGCTGTCCGGCTGGGATACCAGCAGGTTGTTGATGTTGACCCCCAGCTTTTCCGCATACACCGGATCCAGGGCGTGCTCCACGTCGATGAAGGCTACCTCGCCCCCCAGCTTCTGCGCCTCTGCAATGATGTGCAGCGCCACCGTGGTCTTACCGGAGCTTTCCGGCCCGTACAGCTCCACGATTCTGCCCCGGGGGACTCCCCCGATGCCCAGTGCCAGATCCAGGGTCATGGAGCCGGTGGGGATGGCGTCCACATTCAGCGCCTTGGTCTGCCCCAGCTTCATGACCGCCCCGGCGCCGTACATTTTCTCGATGTGGGCGATGGCGCTTGCCAGTGCCTTTTTCTTTTCCTCGGCGGTGGTGAGCTTCACAGGCGCCGCCACGGACTTCTTTTTCAGTTCTGCCTTTGCCATTGTATTACCTCCGTGCCCCGGCAGGACGCATGCCGCTTACCACACGGCTGATCCCTGCAAGATCGGGGAAACTCTCAATATTTTCATACCCTGCATGGGTCAGAAAGCTGCTGACTGCCGCCTCCTGCCCCATGCCGATTTCAAACAGCAGCCTGCCACCCGGGTTCAGGCTCTCCTGCCACAGTGCCGGGAGCTCCCGGTAAAACAGCAGTCCGTCCTGCCCCCCGTCCAGGGCGGCTCTGGGTTCAAACTGTACCTCTTTTTGCAGGGCGGCAAGATCCGCCTCTGTCAGATAGGGGGGATTGCTGACGATCACGTCCACTCCCCGGATGCTTTCTGCCAGTGCCGGATCCAGCACGTCCCCCTTCACGATATGCAGGGGCGTACGATTCAGCGCCGCATTCTCCTGCAGGTACCGGAGGGCATCCGCCGACTGCTCCACCGCTGTGACCCGGCCATGGGGCAGACAGTGGGCAAGGGCAATGCCGATGCAGCCGCTGCCGGCGCAAAGATCCAGGATCTTCGGGGCGGACATGCCCTCTGCCGCCCGGAGCGCACATTCCACCAGGGTCTCCGTGTCCTGCCGGGGGATCAGCACGCCGGGACCCACCCGGAAGGGCAGCCCGTAAAATTCCCACTCCCCCAGCAGATACTGCAAGGGCTCGCCTGCCAGCCGCCGCCGGGTCAGAGCATGCAAAGCGGCAGCCTGTTCCCCGGTCAAAGGCTCCTCCAACTGCTGCCGGGTCATGAGCCGACAGGATGCCCCCAGCACATGCTCCAGCAGGCACGCCGACTCAAAGTCCGGGCTTTCCAGCCCCCCCTTCCGGAGCTGCTGCCGGAGTGCCAACCGGGCTTCCCGGCGGCTTACCACTGATCGTCCGCCAGATCCTGGGGGATGCAGGGGGTGATGGCGGCGATGGCAACTTCAATCTGTTTGTCATCCGGCTCCCGGGTGGTGATCCGCTGCAATTGCAGCCCCGGTGCGGACAGGATCCTGGTAAAGGGATTGGTGTATCTGCCGGCAAGCCGGATGAACTCATAGGAAATACCCACCACCAGGGGCAGCATCCCCAGGCTGCACAGCACACGCTGCCACACCACGAACCGGGCGGGAATGAAGCATGCCGCAAAGATCCCCACGATCAGCACGATAAAGATAAAGCTGGTGCCGCAGCGGGGGTGGAACCGGGTCATTTTTTTCACATGCTCCACTGTCAGAGGCAGATGCGCCTCATAGCAGGCAATGGTCTTATGCTCCGCTCCGTGGTATTCGTATGTACGCCGGATGTCCTTCATGCAGGAGGTCACCGCCATATATCCTACAAATACCGCAATTTTCACAATGCCCTCCGCAATGCTCCGGACAATGTGGTTGCCGGTCAGAGGATCGATCAGACCCACCACCCACTTGGGCAGGTACAGAAACAGCAGGAAGGCGAACACCGTGCTGATCAATGCGCTGACCACCATCAGAGCCTTCATGAATTTCTCTCCCAGGTGATCCGTCAGCCATTGCTCAAACCGGTTCAGCTCCTCCTCCTCGTCATCGTCCTCCACCTGCTTTTCGGCGGATTTCATCAGACACCGGTATCCGTCCTTCATGGACAGCACAAAGTTGACGCAGCCCCGCACCAGGGGCACACGCCGGTACCAGGGGGGATTCTTTCCGTTTTTCTCCTCCCAGATTTCTACGTCAATGGTGCCGTCCGGCAGGCGGCACGCCATGGCTCCCTTCAGGGGGCCCTTCATCATCACGCCTTCGATCAGCGCCTGTCCGCCGATCTTGCTTTTGTGCAGCGCCTTCTGCGCCTTTGTTTCCTCTGCCATAGCTGCTCCTTTTACGCTTTCCCATGCCCGGCGGCGGGAATGTCAATGGTCACCGTGGTGCCCACGCCCTCCGCACTGGCGATCTCCAGCCTGCCCCCATGCTGCCGGATGATCTCGTCCGCCACTCCAAGCCCGATGCCGGATCCCCGGCGGCTGTGGTTGGCTTTGTAGAATTTGGTTTTGATCTTGGGAAGATCCGAGGCTTTGATGCCTACCCCCTGATCCTCCACCACAATGCACACCGTTTTCCCCTCGTCCTTCTGGGTGGCGGTGATCTGTACCTTGCCCCCCGGGTTGGAGTATTTGATGGCGTTGTCGATGATATTGATAAACACCTGCCGGATCCGGTTCTTGTCCCCGTATACGATGGGCAGAAACTCCGGCTCATTGTAGAGAATTTCGATATGCTCCCGTCTTGCACGCTCCGTGTAGATGAGCACCGCCTCTCCCAGCTCCGCCAGCACGTCCATTTTGTCCATCTGCATGGTGAAATGGCCGCTCTGCATCCGGGAAAAGTCCAGAAGCTCCTCCACCATCCGG from the Ruminococcus champanellensis 18P13 = JCM 17042 genome contains:
- the rimO gene encoding 30S ribosomal protein S12 methylthiotransferase RimO, which translates into the protein MSIKVGMVSLGCAKNLVDSERMLHLIRQRGYELVTEPGDADVVVVNTCGFIQSAKEEAIDTILELCQLKAEGSIRKIIMTGCLAERYRQEAADEFPEVDAVIGIGDQGQIIDVIDHVLANERMVHFCSKLDVPMSGRRVLSTLPFFAYLKIAEGCNNCCTYCAIPMIRGGFRSVPMEDVLEEARWLTEHGVTELTVIAQDTTRYGEDLYGESRLPELLEQLCRIQGIRWIRVLYCYPERITDKLLEVMAREEKLVKYLDIPIQHCNGDILRRMNRQGDAGTLAALLNKIRQMIPDITLRTTLITGFPGETEAQFTELAEFIQAQRFDRLGCFAYSQEEGTRAAEFPDQVPEDVRQHRADILMEQQQLIVEEKNNARLGQVCTAVIEGYDRWAECWFGRTAADAPDIDGKVFIRSETPLHIGDYVTVRLDEVLDYDFVGEVVTDESAQ
- the prmC gene encoding peptide chain release factor N(5)-glutamine methyltransferase, with the translated sequence MVSRREARLALRQQLRKGGLESPDFESACLLEHVLGASCRLMTRQQLEEPLTGEQAAALHALTRRRLAGEPLQYLLGEWEFYGLPFRVGPGVLIPRQDTETLVECALRAAEGMSAPKILDLCAGSGCIGIALAHCLPHGRVTAVEQSADALRYLQENAALNRTPLHIVKGDVLDPALAESIRGVDVIVSNPPYLTEADLAALQKEVQFEPRAALDGGQDGLLFYRELPALWQESLNPGGRLLFEIGMGQEAAVSSFLTHAGYENIESFPDLAGISRVVSGMRPAGARR
- a CDS encoding DUF1385 domain-containing protein — encoded protein: MAEETKAQKALHKSKIGGQALIEGVMMKGPLKGAMACRLPDGTIDVEIWEEKNGKNPPWYRRVPLVRGCVNFVLSMKDGYRCLMKSAEKQVEDDDEEEELNRFEQWLTDHLGEKFMKALMVVSALISTVFAFLLFLYLPKWVVGLIDPLTGNHIVRSIAEGIVKIAVFVGYMAVTSCMKDIRRTYEYHGAEHKTIACYEAHLPLTVEHVKKMTRFHPRCGTSFIFIVLIVGIFAACFIPARFVVWQRVLCSLGMLPLVVGISYEFIRLAGRYTNPFTRILSAPGLQLQRITTREPDDKQIEVAIAAITPCIPQDLADDQW
- a CDS encoding regulatory protein RecX; protein product: MKITDITPYKGSVLQIDLEGADPLFIHRDIAADFHLAPGLELPEGAVEQIHIASQRRRAYERALYLLDVRAYGFAELFEKLEQNYEEDVCYHVLRRLVRLGMINDRRYAASLAEKYVTIKHYGLYRAKQEMRRKGLDDELIDEALADYEEETDAQLAALLERKYAADLQDPTDQKRINRVKAALVRRGYGYDAIRCALEDYFSE
- the cysS gene encoding cysteine--tRNA ligase, with protein sequence MYLYNTMSRKKEELLPQQGKQVNIYACGPTVYNFIHIGNARPICAFDVLRRYLTWRGYTVKYVQNFTDVDDKIIKRANEEGSSAAQVAEKYIAEYKTDAHGLNVMDADVHPQVTTCMQDIIDFVKALVDSGHAYEADGDVYFRTASFPEYGKLSKNSMEDLQAGARIGVDERKESALDFAVWKAAKPGEPYWDSPWGKGRPGWHIECSAMSRKYLGDTLDIHCGGQDLIFPHHENEIAQSESVTGKPLANLWMHNGYINVDNKKMSKSLGNFFTAREVAEKYGYEVVRYMMVQAHYRSPINYCVELLDACKASLERLYTCRDTLDRAIANAPAGAADPDSLALFDQRKQAFITAMDDDLNTADGVSVLFDLVRDLNTRSNDPATTKDTLTAGARLFDELTGVLGLLYNRKQGNEIPAQVQELVDARTVARKAKDFAEADRLRDEIAALGYAVKETRQGVEITKL
- the pgsA gene encoding CDP-diacylglycerol--glycerol-3-phosphate 3-phosphatidyltransferase; translated protein: MNLPNKLTLMRVLLIPVFLVFFLIPGIPCHYLLAMIVFIAASITDALDGHLARKHNLVTNFGKFLDPLADKVLVMTALACFVDNQMIGVIPFLIIMMREFMVSGLRLVAANSGTVIAAGFWGKLKTAFTMVTIIAILVYLSFSGDFNSFSLACADTIDRVCGWILTGLVWISAGLTVISGWIYLRGYWKFIDPEA
- the recA gene encoding recombinase RecA; this translates as MAKAELKKKSVAAPVKLTTAEEKKKALASAIAHIEKMYGAGAVMKLGQTKALNVDAIPTGSMTLDLALGIGGVPRGRIVELYGPESSGKTTVALHIIAEAQKLGGEVAFIDVEHALDPVYAEKLGVNINNLLVSQPDSGEQALEIAEALVRSGAIDVIVLDSVAAMTTKAEIDGDMGDNHVGQLARLMSQAMRKLTSVIAKSNCVAIFINQIREKIGVMYGNPETTPGGRALKFYASVRMEVRKAEAIKNGSQIIGNRTRVKIVKNKVAPPFKECEFDIMFGQGISRVGEVLDLAVDLDIVKKGGSWFSYKDQKLGQGRDKVKEILANDPELMKEIEAQILEQKDKLLLVSKKSKKSADLKKAADEALADTEDIVEDAPEEAPADAAESYGADISPLVNAEDDFEEFTPAE
- the epsC gene encoding serine O-acetyltransferase EpsC is translated as MFKRLREDIALIKERDPAARSAFEIILTYSGLHAVHSYRRAHWFYQHKCFTIARIISQMSRFFTGIEIHPGAKIGKGLFIDHGMGVVIGETTEIGDNCLIYQGVTLGGTGKDKGKRHPTLGNNVIVGSGAKVLGSFYVGDNAKIAAGAVVLEEVPPDCTAVGVPARVVRRNGQRVCPDLDQIHIPDPVAQELCRLTVRIEKLEEMLSVQPDSQEKENEEYVPVQHHES